In Jatrophihabitans sp., a single window of DNA contains:
- a CDS encoding nitrilase-related carbon-nitrogen hydrolase produces the protein MMVAAIQHDIVWEDGPATQARLEPLIAQAASGGARLIAVSEMYATGFSMRQERVAEQPGGPNERFLIEQAQRHNTWLIGSIAQWAGPEGDTLAANVAVLAGPEGEVFRYDKMHPFTYAGEHEHYRAGKDFLTVDVEGLRVSVFICYDLRFADEFWAVADDTDLYIVLANWPEPRREHWRTLLRARAIENQAYVLGCNRVGQADKLNYLGDSAIIDPMGQALVEASRAETVLMVDVDPAQVRQVRERFPFLADRR, from the coding sequence ATGATGGTTGCCGCGATCCAACACGACATCGTCTGGGAAGACGGCCCAGCCACCCAGGCCCGGCTCGAACCGCTGATCGCGCAGGCCGCCTCCGGCGGCGCCCGGCTGATCGCGGTGTCGGAGATGTATGCCACCGGCTTCTCGATGCGGCAGGAGCGTGTCGCTGAGCAGCCCGGTGGGCCCAACGAGCGCTTTCTCATCGAGCAGGCCCAGCGGCACAACACGTGGCTGATCGGCTCGATCGCCCAGTGGGCCGGGCCTGAGGGTGACACTCTGGCTGCCAACGTCGCGGTCCTCGCCGGGCCTGAGGGCGAGGTCTTTCGCTACGACAAGATGCATCCGTTCACCTATGCCGGCGAGCACGAGCACTACCGGGCCGGCAAGGATTTCCTGACCGTCGACGTCGAAGGACTGCGTGTCAGCGTCTTCATCTGCTACGACCTCCGGTTCGCCGACGAGTTCTGGGCAGTGGCCGATGACACCGATCTCTACATCGTGCTGGCGAACTGGCCGGAGCCGCGCCGCGAGCACTGGCGGACGCTGCTGCGGGCCCGGGCCATCGAGAACCAGGCCTACGTGCTGGGCTGCAACCGGGTGGGTCAGGCCGACAAGCTGAATTACCTGGGTGACTCGGCGATCATCGATCCGATGGGCCAGGCCCTCGTCGAGGCCAGCCGCGCCGAGACCGTGCTGATGGTCGACGTGGACCCGGCGCAGGTGCGGCAGGTCCGCGAGCGCTTTCCGTTCCTGGCCGACCGCCGGTGA
- a CDS encoding NUDIX domain-containing protein, translating into MAELIDADADEVRRLTARLPARVSASIAELSAGTLLTLEARLPWWDRRRRAGVLDALERTLRAIEQQAHRRTVVAAALICGSRLLIAQRAHPPALAGQWEFPGGKVERGETARAALVRECGEELGCQVVIGQEIGRQSLDDGALFILFEAALAPGSPQPTALEHRQVRWAEAAELADLEWVTTNRRYVTDVTGRL; encoded by the coding sequence GTGGCCGAGCTTATCGACGCTGACGCTGACGAGGTGCGCCGGCTGACGGCACGACTGCCCGCCCGGGTCAGCGCCTCGATCGCCGAGCTGTCAGCGGGCACCCTGCTCACCTTGGAGGCCCGGTTGCCGTGGTGGGACCGCCGGCGCCGTGCCGGAGTGCTGGACGCCCTGGAGCGGACGCTGCGCGCCATCGAACAGCAGGCGCACCGGCGGACGGTGGTGGCGGCGGCGCTGATCTGCGGGTCCAGGCTGCTCATCGCTCAGCGTGCGCACCCGCCGGCTCTTGCCGGGCAGTGGGAGTTCCCAGGAGGCAAGGTCGAGCGGGGTGAGACGGCCCGAGCCGCCTTGGTCCGCGAATGCGGAGAAGAGTTAGGCTGCCAGGTTGTGATCGGCCAGGAGATCGGGCGGCAGTCGCTGGACGACGGCGCCTTGTTCATCCTCTTTGAAGCCGCCCTCGCGCCGGGGTCGCCGCAACCGACGGCTCTGGAGCACCGCCAGGTTCGCTGGGCCGAAGCCGCTGAGCTGGCCGACTTGGAGTGGGTCACGACAAACCGTAGATACGTGACTGACGTGACAGGACGGTTATAG